The DNA sequence GTATATGCATGACCTATTAGAAGGTTTCCATTCCCATGAACCTTAGTACGAAATTCAGCTTGCCGTCCTCTTGGTGATCTGTTGCCAGGCCTACCAGGACCATTTGAGCGTAATTTATATCCCTTTGCTTGAACTAATGCTCTATAGAAACTCTTACGAAGGACCCTCCCACTAGGGCCTACATAACCACAACCTCTTGCAATTTCATCCTCTGGATGATTGCTTAAAGATCTGGCTTTGTCGAGGAGTTCCTTGCCTACTAGCATCTATGAGTTTTAATCTTTATTAATTCTGACGACAAATTGCAATTGTGGCAAGAAGTATTTTTAAATTTTCTCTCTAGGTATCAAATTTTCTTTTCAAAGTAGATAGAGGATGATGAACAAAATTACCCAGATTCCATCTACGAAGTGCCAATAGAGTTCAGCTGCCTCTAGAGGAAATGTGTTTTTGTTTGTTATTCGTCCATCGGGATAACGGGCTTGCCACCAAACAATCAAAATCATCAGAGTCCCAAGTGTTACATGAAGTCCATGGAAACCAGTAAGAGCGTAGAAAGTACTCGCGTATAAATTGTCGGTAAGGCCAAAAGGCAAAGTGAAGTATTCCACCATTTGACTTGCAAGGAAAGCAATTCCAAGACCTGCGGTAAAAAGAAGCCATTTTTGGCAGATTCTTGCTTCACTACGTTGTAATGCTTTACCAGCACGGTGAAATGTTGCGCTACTTACAAGAAGCAAAATAGTGTTTAGAGTTGGTAGAGGTAGTTCGAGCTCGTATATTGCATCAGGGAGTAATGGGTTGACTGCTTTAAAGGTCAAGTAAGCTGCAAAAAATCCAGCAAAGGTCATCCCGTCAGCAACGAGAAAAGCTATAAGCCCAAATAATCTATGGTCTTCGTGCTCATGTTGAGATTCCTTTTCCTTTGAATTAGGTATTGATTCTTGAGGATTATCATCAAGTGGTGTAATAGTTGTCATTAATTAAGTCTCCTTGGCATTTCCAATAGAAGGATTCTTTTCTTTTTGTGGCTTCTGACCATAACCATAAGGCTTGGTGACTAGAGGGGCTTCTCCTGGCCAATTCTCTACGGGAGGCGGTGAGCTAGTAAGCCATTCTGGGGTTAATGCTTGCCAAGGATTGTCACCAGCGATTGGGCCTTTAAAAGCGCTATATATAATATTCCATAAGAAAGGAATAGTACTTACTGCCATTAAGAGAGCCCCTGCGCTACTTAATTGATTTACAAAAGCAAATTGAGGATCATATTCAGCTACACGCCTTGGCATTCCATTAAGACCTAGCCAATGTTGAGGAGCAAAGCATAGATTGAATCCAATAAAAGTAATTATGAAGTGAAGCCGGCCAATATTCTCATTGAGCATTCTTCCAGTGAATTTTGGATACCAGTGGTAAATAGATGAAAAGATTACAAAAACTGACCCTCCATAAACTATATAGTGGAAGTGGGCTACTACGAAGTAGGTATCATGAACGTGGATATCGAAAGGAACTTGAGCCAAGGCAACTCCAGTTATTCCACCTAAAACAAAATTAACAATAAAACCGCATGAAAAAAGAATTGCTGTGTTAACAGATATACGACCTCCCCAAAGAGTAGCTACCCAGTTAAAAAATTTTATACCTGTTGGTACTGCTATAAATGCTGTCGCAATTGTAAAGAAGAGCCTCATCCAGGGGGGGGTACCACTGGTAAACATATGATGAGCCCAGACGATTAACCCTAAAAAAACGATTGCCATTATTGAATAAACCATAGTGTTGTAGCCAAATAAAGGCTTTCTGCTATGTACGGGTAGTATTTCGCTTACCAAACCAAATGCCGGAAGTACCATAATGTAAACAGCTGGATGGGAATAAAACCAAAAAAGATGTTGATAGACGATTACATTCCCACCAAGAACTGGGTTGAAAAAGCCTGTATGAGCAACAATATCGAAGCTTAAGAGAATTAGGGTTCCTGCTAAAACAGGTGTGGAGAGGACAACTAAAAAACTTGTTCCTAGCATTGCCCAGCAATACATTGGCAATTGCATTAACTTGAGTCCTGGTCGTCGAAGCTTGAGAATAGTTGCTATAAAATTGATACCGCCAAAAATCGAACTTCCTCCTAATAGCAAGACACTTATAATCCAGATGATTTGGCCTGCAGCAGGCGTGGTGATACTCAGGGGTGGATATGCAGTCCAACCTGACTGCGCAGCACCATTTATAAAGTAGCTTGTTATGAGCATTAACCCTGCAGGGGGTATTAACCAGAAGGCGACAGCGTTTAGTCGAGGGAAAGCCATGTCTCTAGCCCCTACAAAGAAAGGGATCAAGTAGTTGCCAAAGGCTCCATTGACTACTGGAACAATCCAAAGAAAAATCATGATTGTTCCATGCAGAGTCAATATTTGGTTGTATACATCCCTAGGCATAAAGTCTGAGACTGGGCTTGTTAACTCAATTCTTATTGCACTAGCGAGTGCACCACCTATAAGATAAAAAACAAACCCACAAACTAAATATTGAAGCCCTATTACTTTGTGATCTAGGCTAAAGCTAAAATAACGCAACCAGCC is a window from the Prochlorococcus marinus str. MIT 9211 genome containing:
- a CDS encoding cytochrome c oxidase subunit 3 produces the protein MTTITPLDDNPQESIPNSKEKESQHEHEDHRLFGLIAFLVADGMTFAGFFAAYLTFKAVNPLLPDAIYELELPLPTLNTILLLVSSATFHRAGKALQRSEARICQKWLLFTAGLGIAFLASQMVEYFTLPFGLTDNLYASTFYALTGFHGLHVTLGTLMILIVWWQARYPDGRITNKNTFPLEAAELYWHFVDGIWVILFIILYLL
- the ctaD gene encoding cytochrome c oxidase subunit I, which codes for MTISIPPTTPNNSKSLQPQGWLRYFSFSLDHKVIGLQYLVCGFVFYLIGGALASAIRIELTSPVSDFMPRDVYNQILTLHGTIMIFLWIVPVVNGAFGNYLIPFFVGARDMAFPRLNAVAFWLIPPAGLMLITSYFINGAAQSGWTAYPPLSITTPAAGQIIWIISVLLLGGSSIFGGINFIATILKLRRPGLKLMQLPMYCWAMLGTSFLVVLSTPVLAGTLILLSFDIVAHTGFFNPVLGGNVIVYQHLFWFYSHPAVYIMVLPAFGLVSEILPVHSRKPLFGYNTMVYSIMAIVFLGLIVWAHHMFTSGTPPWMRLFFTIATAFIAVPTGIKFFNWVATLWGGRISVNTAILFSCGFIVNFVLGGITGVALAQVPFDIHVHDTYFVVAHFHYIVYGGSVFVIFSSIYHWYPKFTGRMLNENIGRLHFIITFIGFNLCFAPQHWLGLNGMPRRVAEYDPQFAFVNQLSSAGALLMAVSTIPFLWNIIYSAFKGPIAGDNPWQALTPEWLTSSPPPVENWPGEAPLVTKPYGYGQKPQKEKNPSIGNAKET
- a CDS encoding AbrB family transcriptional regulator, with translation MLVGKELLDKARSLSNHPEDEIARGCGYVGPSGRVLRKSFYRALVQAKGYKLRSNGPGRPGNRSPRGRQAEFRTKVHGNGNLLIGHAYTKKLGLVPGQEFRIDVKKDSGAISLLPMEKKS